The genomic DNA TAGGATTAGAATCCACCAGAATTCTAATATCTGAATTCACCcaggttctttctcctttctgcAGACTGAACATTTCAGTTCATCACCATGGCTGCCCTGATTGTGGAGAATTTCCGCTTCCTGTCACTCTTTTTCAAGAGCAAGGATGTGATGATCTTTAATGGGCTGGTGGCCCTGGGAACAGTGGGGAGCCAGGAACTGTTCTCTGTGGTGGCCTTTCACTGTCCTTGCTCCCCTGCCAGAAACTACATTTATGGTTTAACAGCGATTGGGGTACCTGCTTTGGCTCTCTTCCTAATCGGGGTCATCCTCAACACTCACACCTGGAATCTGGTGGCTGAGTGTCAGCTACGACGGGCCAAAAACTGTTCAGCTGCCCCAAATTTCCTTCTCTTGAGCTCCATCTTGGGTCGTGCAGCTGTGGCTCCAGTCACCTGGTCTGTCCTTTCACTGCTCAGAGGAGAGGCATATGTCTGTGCCCTCAGCGAGTTTGTGGACCCCTCCTCACTGACAGATGAGAGGGGTGGTTTCCCCCAGGACCATGCAGTTGAGATCCTGGCCAGGTTCCCCTGTGGAGATGCCCCAGCAAATCTGTCAGCCTTCCAGGAGGAAGTGAGCCGAAGACTCAAATATGAGTCCCAGGTAAGTCAAGTTTTTGTGGAAGATGGAGATGGGCTTAGCTGTATGCAAAGATTTCCCACTATCTTCTCCCATACCCCTTCAGGATCAGGGATGCCATGTTAGCTGTTTTAGGTGCTGGTGACAAAATCAGAACTTTTATTCACAGAAGCATAAgttcagagctagaaggggtcTTCAAGGTCATTGAAtccaccctccttccctctttttactAGGGAGATCCTTTATTAATGTGACCCTTATCAAGGGTCATACAGGCAGCAGGTATCTAAGGCAGAATTAGAGCTCCAACTTACTAATTTTCCTAAATGGGGACTCTTGAGCTTTGATGATTTTATaaacaactttttaaatataaactCCATGAAATTAAGAGACCCTGTAGCTCTGATCATTAAATTGTCcctacatgaaaaaaaaatcaaactagttGTTTTTAACAGGGTATAGctaattagagagagagagagagagagagagagagagaggagggaaaagcaGTGGTAAAGTAAAGATCACACCCTAAACCACTCCTCCCCTCCAACCTtccaagaaaaagcaaggaaaaatccTAGAAAGGCTTCAACTTTGCTCCTTTTAGGTGGAGAGGAGGGAACAGAAAGGATCTAGTACCAGTCTGCCAACTCTGTCCTCTAGAGTTAGAATAATCCTCAGTGTTAGAAGTGGGTAATGCTCAGTGCTAATGAAACCATAACCATGGTTCTGGTtcccattaattttaaaaagcaggaaaaattGCTATTCTTCAGTCACATATTGATCCCTTGACTCAGCCACAGACTGACCTGGATATTCTgacttcttttattaaaaattagatctatagaggcagctaggtggtgcagtggctagagcacgggccctggagtcaggagtacctgagtttaaatccaacctcagacacttaataattgcctagcagtgtgaccttgggcaagtcacttaaaaagtttaaaaaaattagatgtgaTTTTATTGGCATTGGGAATTCTCTCCACGAAATGGTTCTTGAAATTTAGAAAACTTGGGGTTGGGCAGCTAGAAATAACCTTATCCTTGAACTGACCTCTGATTGTGGCCCAGATGGACACAGCCTAAACCAGAGTGAATGATTAACTTTGGGGAGGAATAAAGCAGCTG from Macrotis lagotis isolate mMagLag1 chromosome 4, bilby.v1.9.chrom.fasta, whole genome shotgun sequence includes the following:
- the CALHM2 gene encoding calcium homeostasis modulator protein 2, whose amino-acid sequence is MAALIVENFRFLSLFFKSKDVMIFNGLVALGTVGSQELFSVVAFHCPCSPARNYIYGLTAIGVPALALFLIGVILNTHTWNLVAECQLRRAKNCSAAPNFLLLSSILGRAAVAPVTWSVLSLLRGEAYVCALSEFVDPSSLTDERGGFPQDHAVEILARFPCGDAPANLSAFQEEVSRRLKYESQLFGWLLIGVVAVLVFLTKCLKHCCSPLGYRQEAYWAQYRTNESQLFQRTAEVHSRILAANNVRRFFGFVALDKDDKELVQEFVVEGTQPRPQWNAITGVYLYRENQGFPLYSRLHKWAQGIVGNGTGPDNLEMAFLAS